Sequence from the Zeugodacus cucurbitae isolate PBARC_wt_2022May chromosome 5, idZeuCucr1.2, whole genome shotgun sequence genome:
CTGTGTTGTTCCATTTACTTTGTTTCGGAATAACCTTAACTTCAACCCTACTTTTCTGTCTACATTCTCTGCATTTGATAAGTGAGAAAACGTAAcgttacaaaataattttatagtgcTTTAGAAACCATTTAAAACTGTATTTTGTAGAATAAATTCGTTTCTATTTAtcaagaaatatattaattatacattGTGGTCCAGGAAGTTAtagatagtatatatttattgaaaaacattgcTGAAACGCgaattgtattttttcaaagatctaGTAGTAGAGAATGGCGaagaattttcaaaatggcAGACCCATGCACAGAGCTGCTGCTATACCATATAAAAAACCTTTTAAGAACCTGGGGAATGGCGGTGGGGGCCTTGGGCATCCAGGCAGAGTCAATCCGATGATGTTTAATGGCAGTCAAATTCCCGATAATCCTGGTTACTTAGATTTCAATAATCCGTCGCCACCGGTAGGTATTAGCGGTGGAAATGGGCTTGGTCAAATGcaacaaaagaagaaaaataacaagAATAGGCCAAAGGGAAAACCACAAGGACAATTTCAACAACCATCGGTAAACCCACAAGCACAGCAAAATGGTAGTGGaaattggaataaaaataaaggAGTTCAATTTCAAGGTCCCAATACTATAACAAACAACAGATTCAATGGCAGAAATATAGGTGGcccaagaaattttaataatggtGCTCCAATTCAGCCAAATGGTCCTAACCGACCACGTCGTATGGGTCCCCCTGGCCCAGTGCCAAGAGGAAATGCTGCAATGCCGCCCATGCCACCACCGCACGGATTCCAGCCACCGATGATCCCACCGATGCCACCAATGGGTCGAGGTCCAATGCCTCCGCCAATGGGTATACAACCACCACCATTTCTCAGACGTAGTGGACGTCTCGGACCGATACCACCAATCCCCCCTCCAATGCCGCCAATGATCCCACCGCGTATGCCTCGTGCTATGCCGCCAGCACCATTTAATAATGccggcaaaattaaaaaaccaaacacgAAATTGGTTAAAAAGGTTATAAAAGGAAAGAGTACCATAAAGACACTGAAAAACTTAGTGAACCAATATCCCATTGAAAAGCCTTGGGTTACGGATGAAATACGAGCTGAGCATGACAAAAAAGTTGATATTGAAAACAGGCTCAAAGGCAATAAAAACGATGATTTATTCGCACAATTTAAGGTGCAACGTGACAAGTTTGTATCTATGTACGAAACGGCACGGgaggaatatttgaaaaaggaGGCCGAGGCCGTTAAGGCAAAGGTAAAGTCTTGAAAAGGTTCAATGGTATAAGATTgaacagaaaaataattattgtttattccTAACGTTATCGctgtttgcataaaatatttgtgatgGATTGGATTTAAAAGGACTCactatagtaaaaaaaaaccgtgaaAGTGTGctcaaattacataaaaaacacAAGGAGATGTGTCACTTTGCATGCACGGTAACAACCAATCCATAACAATGTTTCGGCACACGCACAAATGCAAGTCATATTGAAACTTTTCATTAGGCACTTCCATGAACTAATGAATGGTttctttttgatttaaaaaataactacatatttgtataacaaTATCGAAGTGAATCAATGATGCTTAGTCTTAAAGTAATGTTCTTGTAGCGTTCCAATACTGTTAAATTGTCATCAACATTGCAAACGTTTTGttcgtttaataaaaataattttgtggcTCTTGTAAATTTACATTGCTTCGCttcaatattgtatatattatttacatatggttTATATAACTATATGATCCTAAACGCCTACAATAATTAATATCCGTCTGTCACACGTACGTTGAACGGTTGCTTAGTATAAATTGCCAACTTATCgcgcaaaaatgtatttttggcGCCCTTACTATCACATCATATCGATGTCATGTTATTAAAAGTGTTTGTATTACTTTAAAGAATTATACTTAAGCTATATTTATAAAGATATAACTTTTTTTAGCACTTTGCTAATATATACTTTGTAACagtgtacatacaaacacttcACATGGCTAATATGCTGTTCTAGTATAAACTTGTCTCTTGAAATAATGAGAATGTTTaatatggaaatttttattgttttcttaaaCTATGCTTTGGGCGCATTTATTTACAGGATGCTaaagacaaacaaacaattaacaAGACCGCCACAAAGGAAGAAAACAAGAATGATGCAAAtgcaaagtaaaatatttcacatcaaagttgatttattaaaaactaaaaactagtaaatatttgaatgagtttcattcaaaaatttgcaaatgaaacaaattaaatttatctttAAATAGCAATCTGATTATTTAACATTGGTAGAATGCAATTAAAAGGTCGCACacttaaatcaaaaaataaaaatcaaacaaaatggtTTATGTGAACTGTCCAGACCTAGTGTGTAACTAGAATTTGttaagagaaaatattaaaaataataaaaacttgtAAGCACGTTTATGctgtttaaattaatatacaaaattagaGTCTAACCAAATGTTTAAATGATTTCTATATCAAGCAACTTTGCTAAACACAAGTTATGTAActgttaataattttgaaaatatttaaagttgatTAAAACAAAACTACCAAATTAAGCTAaaccaaaataatttatgaatccAATTTGTGCACACGATAATTAGATGACTATTATTTGTTGTCTACTTTGCGTTAAActcctaaaaataaaattcatgctTACCATATTAGTGTGTGCAATTGTATTTAGtaacacaatatttaaaatcatttttcacCATtctcaaaaaattgtatttttcaaacttttaaaGTTCATTCTTATAGTCTATATAATATAAGTTCAGCATATCAGTAGATTGTCGAAATAACAATTATATTGTATCTATGAgtaactaaaataaaacatttcatgTATTTGCTTTACAATTAATTTctgtatatacaattgtatatgaAAATCATTACTTTAGAgcaattttgataaataataaaaaattttgtagaaatgtatttgaaaagaaaaaattaacacgATTAATTGGCATAATCGTCATAAATTTAACAATACTTCATTATGAATAAAAAGAATGTGCGTTGAACTTATCCGAGCAGATGCGGACGTGTGTAAACGGCGATATTTGTTTGTCTTGTATTAAATTGCAGTTTGTGGTATATGACGTTTGAACGATCGaccgtttgttttttgttgtaacaacaataaacagcCGGTTACCTGTTTGAGAGTCGCTCACGCGTCATTACCACAGACATCTGTAGAATAGGATAATTCAACAATGATAACCCAATGAAGTTTCAACAGAAACCGAATgacacataatatatatatttataattatttacgtATGTAGTTGTAATAAATGTCTATTTCAGCATAAACacttaaataaaatcataaaactgaattatacatttcatttatcTAATTAGTCTGGCTATaggtaagtatatattttaaacaagtcGACTGCTTATTACAGATAAGTTACTTTTGTCTCTAAAAATATTAGGCCAAGTTCACTTTGAAGGTACAATCACACAGTATAATACTATTGACCTCACTGctataagtaaaatttatataaaaggaCACAAACTTGTATGTTCTTTCTAGAGGCCTTCGGCGTATAAAAACCGATGCAAATCCGTCAATAAAGTGGCAGCTATTTAGGTATTTAGAAAATAGTGAAACGCATTTAAtttctcttaaaaaatattagcaaagcAATCAtatcttttgtttatttaacgtCGCAATCTACaagtacatttatttatttctttagttATGTCAAACTCTCAGATCTATCTTTTTCTGCGTTTATATCATCACTCAAATCACTTGCGGATAGTTCGGTATTAATAGATTCCTTTTGTTTCTTCCACATTTTGGCGGCAGCAAGCAGTTTCAAATTAGGACGCGCCATTTCATCTTCAGGAAAGATGTAGTCAAACACTTCTTCCCAACCTTCTTCCACACCACTCTCTGACACAATCTTCTGTCGTTTCTTAACACGACGTGGCATTTTCTCCATCACCTTGTTTAATGTGTGATTGTCGCCCGATTCTCGTTCAAAATCGCGCCATGCTTCCAGCAACAACACGCGGGACTCCTTGTCACTGGCATTACGTAGCGTATCGTTAGCACGTTCATAAACGCGTCtcgataattttatatttatttcaggaTCATCTGCGAGTTCGGAATCATGTTGTAATAATTCGAATTTTGCGTATGACATCCAAACTTTAACGTGATGGGTACGTTCTAACAGTCGTTCGTAGAGTTGACGTGCCAATTCCGTTTCACCCTGTGACACTTCGAAGTCTATGTAAGCTTTCCATAACAGTTCTGGCATGTCAAGACGCGGTTGCTGAACTGCAAGTTCGAAAATTGCACGTGCTCGTTCGGTATCACCAAGCAAGTTTTCAAGCTCAGCAAACTTCATCCATGTCACACAATTTTCGGGGCCAAACTCCAGAAATTTTTCATAAAGCAATCGACAACGGTCAAATTCACGCAActgtatttctatttctatgtaTCCACGGAACAGTTTATCGCGCGGACATATGCCGATCGCCATTCCCAAAGTCTTCCGCGCCTTTTGTAACTCTTTACAACGAATTTCAAATTGTGCATACATTAGCCATATTTtactaaatgtaaattttttgtgagGTATAAGTTCCAGACATGTCTTATATATTTGTCGGGTGCGTTCCAAATCTTCCGCTTCAAGTTCTTCGTAGAGTGCATAATTTATCCATAAGTAAATGTAACGACGCCAATAATTTTTCTCATTAGCAGGTGGAACGTTGGAAATAGCACGTTCGTATGTTTCGCGTATAAGATCGACATCGCCATCAcctacccaaaaaaaaaaaattagagaatataatttttaatgaatactatcagaaagaaaatgtgtagcttctttttaaattatatatcgtCACCTTCAATTAGTCGCAAGTAGTCAAACCAAGCATCATAATTTTGTGGATTCGCTGCTACCTCTTGTTCATATTGGAATTTGCGCTTTGAGACAATAACATCTTCAATACCAGCCCTGTCGCCGTATTTTTTCTCATGAATTGTATAAGCTTTATAAAGTTCCTGTGTTCGATCTTTCGATAGATGATCCAATGCATATTTGTAAATCACACGCGCCCTATCATGTTCTTTTTGACCTTCTTCAAAACGTGCAAATGCAATGAATAGCCGTTCATCAATATAATCATCGCCAAAGAATTCAACCGCTCGTTCGAAAACACGACGTGCACCATGTACAAATCCATGGGATTCTTCGAAACGCGCAAATTTAATCCAGTTCTTAACATCGGGATGAACATACACGAATCGTTCGTAGATTTCTCGCGCACGATCGATTTCTTTGTAACGCAACTCAAAGTTAACATAGGTTTGCCATGCTTGTTCTTCGGGCTGCCACTCCATCCAACGCTCGAACACTTGACGTGCCCCCGCGACATTATCCAACATTTCTTCCATATACGTATACTTATACCAAAATTGATTAACACGCGGCATGATTGTAACAGCCCGATCCCATAAATTGCGCGCATGATTTACTTGTTTATTCTTCATCTCCATTTCGGCATACTTTAGCCATATAGTAATATTCCGGTGTTCATTATCCAGTGCTCTTTCCCATATTGAACGTGCCCGCTGTATTTCCTTTTGTGACTCCTCCCATTGTGCATATTTAATCCAGTGACTTACTACCATGCGATTTTTACGAAGATTATCCTCAAACACTTTACGTTTGCGTTGCTGGTAGTCTGCTAATTCTGCTGGATCAGATATCTTTTGTTTGGGAGGTGGTGGTAGAATTTCCAGATCACGTTCTTTAGCTTCACGGAGCAATTGCTCAGCAGTAATCTGGATCTCTGCTGGGGCTTTATTTTTCACCTGAAAAAAACGGTATAAGtacgatatttatatataatatcaaatattaactTACCTTGGCTACTTTGGGCATTTTTTGTGGCCTTTCCATTTTGATAAATGTGTTTTAAcgcaattaagaaatataatttgcaaTAGACAAAGTAGTCTGTAAACAAATTCTACGATTATCTTGACAAATGTAAAGTTAGCAGCAAACAGCTGCGACAACAGGGTTGCATTAATATGGAACCAAATCCTACTACATTAAAGTATTATATTTGGAATGAAAATAACCTGaacatttcattcaaaaataacTTCGTGTAAAGTATTCATAGcttctattaaaaaatttgtttatcctAAATGTCAATAACATgtactatattattttttaggtATGCGTAATTTTGCGAGTTTTTTATTTAGAACCGTTTTTGCAAGGTTTACTGTTGTCAACTTTCTACATTTTATGTTCCCAATTCGCTATTTTCTGTTTTCTCTCGTTCTTAAATTCATCAGCTGACGATTcgataacaaaacaaataatttcacatcTGTAGTCGTTTTAAGTAGTGGATTTGTGCTGCTACTagcgtgaaattaattaaaaaaaacacttgtGTATTCATTCTTAGGTAAAATGGTGCTTCAAGTTCTGAGACGTTCTGCAACTCTAGCGCGCAGTCTGCAGCAACTGAGTCGACGCAATTGGGTGATTTCACCCCTAGTCACTAGGGGATTGGTAAGTAATTTACCTATTGCCACCAAGTATGCAACCAACAACCGGACAAATTTAGCAGAGAGATGGTTATGTAatgttaattataataataactttGCCCAAATTATTTTTGAGACTACAACTATTGTGCTTTGTCAATAAGCGTTTAATAAGATACATATTTGATTATTCCAatggtatttaattaaattatttctaaaggataatacataaatatgtgaggTTAGATTTAATAATGTACTGTCACAACAACCTTCACTAGTTTcggtgtatatttatatatatatatatatatgcaacttatatacaaattatgatATATTAAACTCAATGTTTTGCGATTTGAGATTGCGCTCACATTACTTAATAAACTACACTAAGTCACCGCATCGATGCCGGTTTAATTACCAGACCACATAACATACCCCTCAGTCTTGTTTGGCTAGCATTAGCTGTCGGTTGTGTTAAAAGTACTTTAACGTATACATAAGTAGTGTCACCTCATACATATAACGTTTTGTGAAAGTAGTTTTCAGCAGACTAGTTGCCTTTgtatgaaccaaaaaaaaacaataatagtagtAATAACCAAACTGTGAAAAccttaaaaataagaaaacgtaTAATGGTGAGtggattacatacatatgtccattTGATTGTACGTCGTATTGATTATATTAATTCGACATCTTTGAATTAGGAGACACTAAgattcatacatacattcaatgaaaaaaatttggttgTCCAAAAAAATGATAATGTGCATATagtacattacatacatatgtatatacattacacaataaatataatatttgaactACAGTAATGAAACAATATAGATAATTAATGTCCacaactttttttcataaaaacatttaaaataatacaagtgtaaaaacaaattagtttagTGTGTTGttaatgtatgtacgtatatatcaTTTCGTTcattattcaatattaattgGAATAGCTGACACTGTTTTAggacaaatttataaaacaaattcttCATATTATTTAAACCACATTCAAATTAATACATATTACCCGCCATTTCAACGGCTTTAAGTAATTTCGCGAGGTGTTCAGGATTTCTAATGCCTAGGTACTCTAAATCCTTGCAAGTTAATTTTTTGAACTTGTTAAAATCTATGCCGTAGCGCTTTAAATAATCCCAATATTTCAACATTCCAACTTGCTCTAAGGCAAAGTGCATCCTTGagattgttttcaaaatagCCGAATATTCCTCACGATGTCCCAAAGACGGGGGGtgtatatttaagaataaagcCTTACTTTGTGGTAACGGAGAATCTATATGTGTCGCCGCTACGCATGCACAAACTTGACGTTTTGTTCTAATTGGATTGGGATTTCGGTATACTTCAGGTGGGCAGCACGGCTGTCCTTGATGTGGTTGCTGTAATTGAAGCTTTGGTTTGACTTCCAGTTTACCACGATGAGGCGTCAAGGAACCATCACCGCCCATTTGAAAGCTGAAATCTGCATTAACCGAAAGCGGTGTTAGAGGCTGTAAGGGCGAATTGTTATCTGTTTGAACAATAAAGCGCAATTtagtttaacttttatataagaaTTATACTTCAATTGCCTATTAGCAAACTGAATACCTCTGTAAACTCTTTGATTGCCACTCATccttaaaaaatagtataaatcaAACACTCCGCTTGTCAAGTTATTTGTTGTCAATTACATGTGCTTAATAACGGATAAATATAAGtgcatttgtttatgtttatatacaatgtatgtaGCTACCTGAAGACTATTGGAAATGTACAGCAATTTTTTAATGCACTTTGAATAAAATAGTACcctgtacatatgtgtgcagtATGGTAAAAAGTAAAGTGCTTACGTAAAAATAcgtatttagtatttttaaatgGTAATCGGAACGAATTTATTTGTCTACAtacttatctacatatataaaaaagttgtatAGTCTAAAAGGGCTTACCAAAGTTGGCTACTATGTTTGAATTTtgtgtttcgattttttttaattttttgttgcacaaAGCATTTAAGTAATATAAATCCATAACAGCATATTGGAGTACAACTTTCAAGGTTACTCCGTTATTCGGTTCCAGGTCCTTTTTGCTAGtgggaaatttttaaaataaatttagaaatgaaTGAGCTATGATTTATGGTTACTTATGGATTCAATGTTAAAATTACATAGCTACGTAGTTAGTACTGCTTTCTCAAAACTATTCGAAACAATGTTAAGCTATCCTTAtatcgaagtctctctaactcaaagtttttcttgtggattatggtgattcgagttagagaagttccactgtatgtaaaTGTTCTGCATACTATGACATAACATACCTTTAATCCATGCTAACGCTTTTGACGTGCTAATTGAATCTATTTATTGCCGTTCTCACCGTAAATGCATGTATAATGATTTacgatgtatgtatatgtatctatggcAGATTGACTGCTAGTGAAAATTTAAAAGCCGTTTAAATTATAGCTTTTATAGTCAAAACGTTTATGGTAATTGAAATTCGTAATACAGTTTGAAATCTCAATATAACGCGTTTTGCTTtccgtttatttaaattttgtgatttaaactgcaaaaaaatatacaaacacacatacaatgtGTTGTTGCAGATCCTGTACtgtctatacatacataaataggaatatacatttaattgaaatcgagTAGTtgtataaattgaaattttatttcaattatcatATTCTTGTGCTTTTGTCAAGCCTCCAAAGCTTCAAAACGTCGaagttgtaaaaaaaacaaatattttatttaatcatacatatgtacatatgtacatataagtatttacatatataacagGGAACTAgcgttcatacatatttatgagtcTTTCTGATGATAACAAGTTTTGCTCAAAAcacgaaaattatttatttgcttatctGTGTACATGTGCACGTCGAAAAGCCCGTCAAATTTATTGTCCCGATGTGTTATAGTTTCAGTAGGTGAGCGACAGCGCTAAATAGCACACATTCAAAATggtattgtgtatttttttcttgagACATTTTAGCTTATGTAAGCGTATATGaatcaataatataattgttttgCAGGCCTCTGAAGCTTATCGTGTAGAATCGGACACATTTGGCGAACTAAAAGTGCCAGCTGACAAGTATTATGGCGCTCAGACAATGCGTTCCAAATTGAATTTTCCCATTGGTGGATCTTCCGAGCGCATGCCGGTAAGCTGTCACATATATTAAACGTTGTAAAAGCGCTAATTGTTTGCATTTGTATCTAGCAACCGGTTATTCAAGCGATGGGAATTTTAAAGAAAGCTGCCGCAGAGGTCAACAAGGAGTTCGGTCTTGACGCCAAGGTTAGCGACGCTATTTCCAAAGCTGCTGACGATGTCATATCCGGTAAATTGTATGAGGATCATTTCCCCTTGGTGATTTGGCAAACAGGTTCAGGCACACAAACTAACATGAACGTCAATGAGGTGTGCATATAACCGTTTGAAATTAAAAGTCATTTGTTGATTGATTGTTATAATTGTTTAgttaattgcatattttttatttactttttaggtGATCAGCAACCGTGCCATTGAATTGTTGGGCGGTGAATTAGGTTCAAAGACCCCCGTACATCCCAACGATCATGTGAATAAGTCGCAGAGCTCTAATGACACATTCCCTACAGCTATACACATTTCGGTTGCATTGGAACTCAACAATAACCTGAAACCTGccataaaaattttacatgatGCGCTCAAAGCTAAATCCGAAGAATTCAAGGATATCATCAAGATTGGACGTACACATACCATGGATGCGGTGCCACTGACGCTGGGTCAAGAGTTCAGTGCTTATGCACAGCAAATGGCTTATGCACTCGATCGCATCGATGCCGCACTGCCGCGCGTCTACGAATTGGCTTTGGGCGGTACAGCTGTTGGCACTGGTCTTAATACCCGCATTGGTTTTGCGGAAAAATGTGCCACACGCATTGCTCAACTTACCAAATTGCCATTTGTATCAGCGCCGAACAAATTTGAAGCCTTGGCAGCACGCGATGCCATGGTGGAGGTGCATGGTGTTTTAAATACGATCGCCGTTAGCTTAATGAAAATTGGTAACGATATTCGTTTCCTCGGTTCTGGTCCACGTTGCGGGTTGGGTGAACTGATGCTGCCCGAAAACGAGCCAGGCAGTTCTATTATGCCAGGAAAGGTGAATCCAACTCAGTGCGAATCGTTAACCATGTTAGCGGCGCAAGTTATGGGCAATCATGTCGCGGTGACTGTTGGTGGTGCCAATGGACATTTCGAATTGAATGTTTTCAAACCCTTAATCGTCTCCAATGTTCTGCGTTCCATACGCTTGTTATGTAAGTGAAAATGAACACATTAAGTGCATACttgcttatttataattaaattgttcTAATAGCTGATGGCTCACGCACATTCACTTCCAACTGCGTCAACGGTATACAGGCGAATCGCGATCGCATTGGCAAGATCATGGCTGAATCTTTGATGTTGGTGACTGCATTGAATCCCCATATTGGTTACGACAAAGCTGCCAAAATTGCCAAGACTGCCCACAAAAACGGTACCACTTTGAAGGAAGAAGCCATTAACTTGGGCTACCTGACTGCCGAGCAGTTTGAGCAATGGGTTAAACCAGCTGAGATGTTGGGACCCAAATAAACATACCGactttaattttgatattaaaagttTGTATAAAACGAATTGAATTCGAACGATACTCTATATGATAGTCATGTTGTGAAACACTATTTAAATCTAAAAGAATGAAATACACAAGATATATAAGACGATATTGGCGTAAGCTTCTTTTTGTGATTTAAATTGTCTATAATGAGTATACATCTGTACATTTTATCTAAAAACGTATAAATTTCAACTGCTTAAATAATTATGAGGCTCTAATTTAATAACAGGacacacaaaaaaaagttaactATGTAATAAACCTCTCAATAATAAACTAAGAATCCTGGTGGGACTGTATACAGGTCACTGTAAGCTCAGGAAGCACCTATACAATCTCCCCTACGCCTGCTATTAGAATGTGTGGCCTTTCACAGAAGCAGGAGTACAATTTGGGTATTTAGCAACCCAACTGGCTAACGCATTGAATCTCTCACTCCCAGCACCTTTCTAGAATTTATAAGAGTGCTGGGACTGATGGAGTTGATATAGACAtagagagggcacaatagaccataGGTCGCAGTGCATTCCTCTAAAacttctattctattctattaaTAACAGGGTTTATTAGCATCACATATTTCTTGTTTACTCagttaaaaatttgcaattatcCGTTGTTTGCAAGCTAAACTTCTACCAAATCTATCTCTATTCCACCTCTTCACCccagaaaaataaatgtttttgtcGTATACGGTTCAGTTTCTTCATTTATTATTCTTAACATTAGTCAATTGTTTTTTCACTCGTCTAATTCACGTTCTATATGTACattgcaaaaatatgtatttatttcccttgctaatttttaatatcaatattGGTAGATATTGCGACATAATTTAACTTTATGTAGTTAGTGAACTACTAACATTTTACTTCAAGTTTAGTGATGCATTTGTTTTAGATCTAAGCATAAGCGATTCGTGTAGGTAATATAAATAGTGTcattaagtaaaacaaaaacgtaAAGAAAAGCAATTTCAAAGAACTAATCAAAACAAACTCCCATTTTAGGAGGAGCAGTAATGAAATTTCACTGTGTAACTATTTAAATCGTTCAAAAGTGATCAAAAACGATTTGTTAAACATAATCAGAGCACAACTAATACCAAtgcgtttatataaatatgtttaaaaacttAACAATGTAGCTTAAAAACATTGCAACTTTATGTTGTAGAGCTTGCTTGGCGTTGATCAGTTTGATTTCGACAAACTTTACTGTGACCGTCCTTCCAGTGACGTGATTGACAAACTTGCGAACAATACGCAGCACGAAAGCAACATAAGTAAATAGCTTCGTTGAGGCACCAATAGcactacaaaaatataaaatacattagcaatgtataaaataaaaactttctaGTGTGTGTCATGCACCCACCCATTGTTTTCGTTTGAGGATTTTCTTCTCATGTTCGTGTTTTTTTATGGATGCCTTTAGCTTTTCTACATTTGCgagcaatttttcatttttcttttgagTAGCTGCTACCACTTTTAAGGTGTCATCAAGTTGATCTTGAAcctaaatttataaaactttcATATTGCAGATCTGTTGAATATCTCATTTCGCATACCTGCTTCAAATCTGTCACACTTACTATTGTATTGGCTGAACGTGTTAGCCGTTTTGGTGATATTGTATTGTCATATTGAGACCTAAAAATGATCATGAAAATGAACCGTTAAAGAATAGtacatataatgaaaatattaacctTCTCATTCTAGATCTGGTTTCAGTATCATTTAGGAATCCGCTGTCACTCAAAACTGGCGGTTCGACGTTCGGCAAAGACACAATATCATCCGTGATTTCCAAACGAGCATCCCTGCCAATTGGTGGACCGACGTTACAAATGGTTTGACGACGTGTGAGTGGTTTTCTTGGCTTATTGGTATTCTCCAAGAATTGGTTTGCCGTTCGTTGTAAAGCATTTCTGATAATTTCTTCCATTTCCGTTTTGTTTGCATGAAAGGAAAATATACTAGGTTGATATGCGGATAAAACTTGATGTATACGCAGTTCTTCCAGTGCCTTTTTAATGGCTGGTTTATTGCCGATCTTTAAAGACTTTATATCTGTATCGATCGGTCGAATTAAACGTGATTCGATGAGTGCACGCGAATGATTGCCGCCGAAGAAACGaacatcatattttttgtttggtaGTAGTCGTATCACTTTGGCCGGCCAATATGTGAAGCCACTGTGCTTTGCAAACACCAATTCATGGCGTTGAATGCATGGTTTTG
This genomic interval carries:
- the LOC105215190 gene encoding fumarate hydratase, mitochondrial isoform X1 translates to MVLQVLRRSATLARSLQQLSRRNWVISPLVTRGLASEAYRVESDTFGELKVPADKYYGAQTMRSKLNFPIGGSSERMPQPVIQAMGILKKAAAEVNKEFGLDAKVSDAISKAADDVISGKLYEDHFPLVIWQTGSGTQTNMNVNEVISNRAIELLGGELGSKTPVHPNDHVNKSQSSNDTFPTAIHISVALELNNNLKPAIKILHDALKAKSEEFKDIIKIGRTHTMDAVPLTLGQEFSAYAQQMAYALDRIDAALPRVYELALGGTAVGTGLNTRIGFAEKCATRIAQLTKLPFVSAPNKFEALAARDAMVEVHGVLNTIAVSLMKIGNDIRFLGSGPRCGLGELMLPENEPGSSIMPGKVNPTQCESLTMLAAQVMGNHVAVTVGGANGHFELNVFKPLIVSNVLRSIRLLSDGSRTFTSNCVNGIQANRDRIGKIMAESLMLVTALNPHIGYDKAAKIAKTAHKNGTTLKEEAINLGYLTAEQFEQWVKPAEMLGPK
- the LOC105215190 gene encoding fumarate hydratase, mitochondrial isoform X3 → MASEAYRVESDTFGELKVPADKYYGAQTMRSKLNFPIGGSSERMPQPVIQAMGILKKAAAEVNKEFGLDAKVSDAISKAADDVISGKLYEDHFPLVIWQTGSGTQTNMNVNEVISNRAIELLGGELGSKTPVHPNDHVNKSQSSNDTFPTAIHISVALELNNNLKPAIKILHDALKAKSEEFKDIIKIGRTHTMDAVPLTLGQEFSAYAQQMAYALDRIDAALPRVYELALGGTAVGTGLNTRIGFAEKCATRIAQLTKLPFVSAPNKFEALAARDAMVEVHGVLNTIAVSLMKIGNDIRFLGSGPRCGLGELMLPENEPGSSIMPGKVNPTQCESLTMLAAQVMGNHVAVTVGGANGHFELNVFKPLIVSNVLRSIRLLSDGSRTFTSNCVNGIQANRDRIGKIMAESLMLVTALNPHIGYDKAAKIAKTAHKNGTTLKEEAINLGYLTAEQFEQWVKPAEMLGPK
- the LOC105215191 gene encoding uncharacterized protein LOC105215191, translating into MSGNQRVYRDNNSPLQPLTPLSVNADFSFQMGGDGSLTPHRGKLEVKPKLQLQQPHQGQPCCPPEVYRNPNPIRTKRQVCACVAATHIDSPLPQSKALFLNIHPPSLGHREEYSAILKTISRMHFALEQVGMLKYWDYLKRYGIDFNKFKKLTCKDLEYLGIRNPEHLAKLLKAVEMAGNMY
- the LOC105215190 gene encoding fumarate hydratase, mitochondrial isoform X2 — encoded protein: MASEAYRVESDTFGELKVPADKYYGAQTMRSKLNFPIGGSSERMPQPVIQAMGILKKAAAEVNKEFGLDAKVSDAISKAADDVISGKLYEDHFPLVIWQTGSGTQTNMNVNEVISNRAIELLGGELGSKTPVHPNDHVNKSQSSNDTFPTAIHISVALELNNNLKPAIKILHDALKAKSEEFKDIIKIGRTHTMDAVPLTLGQEFSAYAQQMAYALDRIDAALPRVYELALGGTAVGTGLNTRIGFAEKCATRIAQLTKLPFVSAPNKFEALAARDAMVEVHGVLNTIAVSLMKIGNDIRFLGSGPRCGLGELMLPENEPGSSIMPGKVNPTQCESLTMLAAQVMGNHVAVTVGGANGHFELNVFKPLIVSNVLRSIRLLSDGSRTFTSNCVNGIQANRDRIGKIMAESLMLVTALNPHIGYDKAAKIAKTAHKNGTTLKEEAINLGYLTAEQFEQWVKPAEMLGPK